One region of Polypterus senegalus isolate Bchr_013 chromosome 11, ASM1683550v1, whole genome shotgun sequence genomic DNA includes:
- the tm2d2 gene encoding TM2 domain-containing protein 2 — MGRVPLNYLLLGGQVLLFVTAVLLQSLEGILSQNATGSADSENGTEDNSSISWDYKDPTSPLVLCSYLPEEFIECDEPVDHAGNVSAQAGLGHGCVKFGGQAYIDVEHTQVTCRALDGIECAEPRTFLRGNQPCIKYTGHYFITTLLYSFFLGCFGVDRFCLGHTGTAVGKLLTLGGLGIWWFVDLILLITGGLIPSDGSNWCTFY; from the exons ATGGGCCGGGTGCCGCTGAACTACCTGCTGCTGGGTGGTCAGGTGCTGCTCTTTGTGACCGCTGTGCTGCTGCAGAGTCTCGAAGGGATCCTGTCCCAAAACGCCACCGGCTCTGCAGATTCGGAGAACGGAACCGAAGACAACAGCAGCATATCCTGGGACTATAAAGACCCGACGTCTCCGTTGGTGTTGTGTAGTTACTT GCCAGAGGAATTCATTGAATGTGATGAGCCTGTGGATCACGCAGGGAATGTTTCAGCCCAGGCAGGACTTGGACATGGATGTGTAAAG TTTGGTGGTCAGGCGTACATAGACGTAGAACATACCCAAGTGACCTGTAGAGCACTGGATGGGATAGAATGTGCTGAACCAAGAACATTTCTGCGAGGGAACCAGCCATGCATTAA GTACACAGGACATTACTTCATAACGActctgctttattcttttttccttgGCTGTTTTGGCGTGGATCGCTTCTGCTTGGGTCACACTGGAACAGCAGTTGGGAAGCTTCTTACACTAGGAGGCCTGGGAATCTGGTGGTTTGTGGATCTAATATTGTTGATCACAGGTGGGCTGATACCCAGTGATGGCAGTAATTGGTGCACATTCTATTAA